A section of the Deltaproteobacteria bacterium genome encodes:
- a CDS encoding glucosamine-6-phosphate deaminase, whose protein sequence is MKQFFIVKDAEALAKTAASFLTKQIQRKPKFCLSLATGSTPKRAYQFFTQKRVEERLDLSQMHFFHLDEYAGLAQKDPRSFAFYIRENVVVPWGLKDFQVSLWQGDTPDPLVACTSYEKEIKNIGGIDCQILGLGINGHIGFNEPGSLRESRCRIVALTEETLHHNKKDLEGGPLPTHAFTMGIANILEARNLLLLVTGQNKTESLKNFLQEEANPDHPASFLKEHDHLTVIVDQAALANLKINPEVFEIHE, encoded by the coding sequence ATGAAACAATTTTTTATCGTTAAAGATGCCGAGGCTCTTGCCAAGACAGCCGCTTCTTTTCTAACAAAACAGATTCAAAGGAAGCCAAAATTTTGTCTGAGTCTCGCTACCGGCTCTACCCCCAAAAGAGCCTATCAATTTTTTACCCAAAAAAGGGTTGAGGAACGCCTTGACCTGAGCCAGATGCATTTTTTTCATCTCGATGAATATGCAGGGCTTGCCCAAAAAGATCCACGAAGCTTTGCGTTTTACATTCGGGAAAATGTTGTTGTCCCTTGGGGGCTTAAAGATTTTCAGGTTTCTTTGTGGCAGGGGGATACTCCTGATCCTTTGGTGGCCTGCACCTCCTATGAAAAGGAAATCAAAAATATTGGTGGGATCGATTGTCAAATTTTGGGGCTCGGAATCAACGGGCATATCGGTTTTAATGAACCGGGTTCTTTGAGGGAAAGTCGTTGCCGGATTGTGGCTCTGACGGAGGAGACCTTGCATCACAACAAAAAAGATTTGGAAGGAGGACCTCTCCCGACACACGCATTTACAATGGGAATTGCCAATATTTTGGAGGCCCGAAATCTTCTTTTGTTGGTGACGGGACAAAATAAAACAGAAAGTTTGAAAAACTTTCTTCAAGAAGAAGCAAACCCCGATCATCCCGCTTCTTTTTTGAAGGAACATGATCATTTGACTGTAATTGTGGATCAAGCGGCTTTGGCCAATTTAAAAATCAATCCGGAGGTGTTCGAAATCCATGAGTGA
- a CDS encoding Na+:solute symporter, with protein MRTLNFLDYSIIVAYVLICFVTGFYFTRKASRSTEDYFVGGRSMPWWLLGTSMAATNFSADTPLAVTKYIFQEGIAGCWFFWAGAIQVMLATFLFSQLWRKSEVITDVEIVEKRYGGKPASFLRGFKGFYFGVLFNCVVMGWVYKGLIKIMTGVTTMDTTQVLIIFTSIVVIYTFASGFYGVIWTDFIQYFIAVGGTTALGFYAVKEAGGISTMLSKLDTMYGASSGITQFYPTWPQASQWMPISVFLTYICVQWWAHKFADGGGKHIQRMSSAKNARHAVLGTFFFAFMNFVIQVWPWILTALAALVIFGRNMVDPEMAYPMMMAKVLPHGVLGVVVVAAIAAFMSTVATHVNLGSSYMINDLYRRFLVKKASDKHYVMASRIATVVTLGLSILVAMNIQSIGNTWKLLVEFTSGAGLTWILRWFWWRVNAWTEFTAMVVSGIVTVTIELVNPGMLYSYKMWIIISISTISWLIVTFLTKPVDEKVLKEFVAKVGPARFGWSHIYAKYHFVPSFKLRSALLSWVIGLVFLFTLNFGIGDVLLKNKVEGGIELVIALVSFFILIARIAKQTSEKKPKEVFVQDADPSPEAV; from the coding sequence ATGAGAACACTGAACTTCCTCGACTACTCCATTATTGTTGCTTATGTTTTGATTTGTTTTGTCACCGGTTTTTATTTCACCCGAAAAGCATCCCGCTCCACGGAAGATTATTTTGTAGGCGGGCGCTCAATGCCATGGTGGCTTTTGGGAACCTCGATGGCCGCCACCAATTTTTCGGCAGATACTCCTCTTGCGGTCACCAAGTACATCTTTCAGGAAGGTATTGCCGGTTGCTGGTTTTTCTGGGCCGGTGCCATTCAGGTTATGCTTGCCACTTTTCTTTTTTCACAACTTTGGCGCAAAAGCGAAGTCATTACTGATGTTGAAATTGTGGAAAAACGTTACGGTGGGAAACCCGCCTCTTTCTTGCGTGGCTTCAAAGGTTTTTATTTTGGAGTCCTTTTCAACTGTGTCGTCATGGGCTGGGTTTACAAAGGTCTGATTAAAATCATGACCGGCGTAACCACTATGGACACCACCCAAGTTCTTATTATTTTTACCTCCATTGTTGTTATCTATACTTTTGCCTCGGGTTTTTATGGCGTCATTTGGACCGATTTTATCCAATATTTTATTGCGGTTGGCGGAACAACCGCACTCGGATTTTATGCTGTCAAGGAAGCCGGTGGTATTTCTACAATGCTGAGCAAACTGGACACAATGTATGGCGCCAGCAGTGGCATCACCCAGTTCTATCCTACTTGGCCGCAGGCAAGTCAGTGGATGCCTATTTCTGTTTTTTTGACCTACATTTGCGTTCAATGGTGGGCCCACAAATTTGCTGATGGAGGTGGAAAACATATTCAACGCATGTCCTCTGCCAAAAATGCAAGACATGCCGTGTTGGGAACATTCTTTTTCGCTTTCATGAATTTTGTGATTCAAGTCTGGCCCTGGATTCTCACCGCTCTGGCGGCCCTCGTTATTTTTGGTCGCAACATGGTGGATCCTGAAATGGCCTATCCAATGATGATGGCCAAAGTGTTGCCTCATGGCGTACTGGGAGTTGTCGTTGTTGCCGCCATCGCCGCTTTCATGTCAACGGTTGCCACCCACGTCAATCTCGGCAGTTCTTATATGATTAATGATCTTTATCGGCGCTTTTTGGTGAAAAAAGCATCGGATAAACATTATGTCATGGCTTCCCGTATTGCCACAGTTGTGACTTTGGGCCTTTCCATTCTCGTTGCAATGAATATTCAGTCGATTGGAAATACATGGAAACTGCTGGTGGAATTTACCAGCGGCGCGGGGCTTACTTGGATTTTGAGATGGTTCTGGTGGCGAGTCAACGCATGGACCGAATTCACGGCCATGGTAGTTTCGGGCATTGTCACAGTAACTATTGAATTAGTTAATCCCGGAATGCTTTATTCCTATAAAATGTGGATCATTATTAGTATCTCAACCATTTCATGGTTGATTGTCACCTTCCTCACCAAACCGGTAGATGAAAAAGTTCTGAAGGAATTTGTAGCCAAGGTGGGACCTGCAAGATTTGGATGGAGTCATATCTATGCAAAATATCATTTTGTACCCTCCTTTAAATTGAGAAGTGCGTTGTTGAGCTGGGTCATAGGTCTTGTCTTTTTGTTCACTCTGAATTTTGGCATCGGGGATGTCCTTCTGAAAAATAAAGTGGAAGGTGGAATAGAACTCGTTATCGCCCTTGTCTCCTTCTTTATTTTGATTGCACGCATCGCAAAACAGACATCCGAAAAGAAACCGAAAGAAGTATTCGTGCAAGACGCCGACCCCTCCCCCGAGGCTGTTTGA
- a CDS encoding cupin domain-containing protein — translation MFDMQQIEKPWGHEEIWAQTSNYIGKILVINKGHQLSYQYHQKKEETILVLEGLLEVEFEKSGKREKKILKPGDTFHNPPLQKHRFTALENCRLVEVSTLHLDDVIRLEDDYGRS, via the coding sequence CTGTTTGATATGCAGCAGATAGAGAAGCCATGGGGTCACGAGGAAATCTGGGCACAGACTTCAAACTACATCGGCAAAATTCTGGTGATTAACAAAGGGCATCAGCTCTCCTATCAATATCATCAAAAAAAAGAGGAAACGATTTTGGTTTTGGAAGGTCTTTTGGAAGTGGAGTTTGAAAAATCCGGAAAACGGGAGAAAAAAATTCTAAAACCCGGAGACACCTTTCACAACCCACCCCTGCAGAAGCACCGATTCACCGCTCTGGAAAACTGCCGCCTAGTAGAAGTTTCAACCCTCCATCTCGATGATGTCATTCGTCTCGAAGACGACTACGGGCGTAGCTGA
- a CDS encoding AAA family ATPase, whose product MNFTLLNPFRPGAGHPPPYLAGREKEKIEFSRMLDQSPILSNLILTGLRGVGKTVLLETFKQFAIQKQWLWAGTDLSESSSVSEENIAIRILADLAPLVAGVVVGEKEKRQIGFLSASVKQSIHLDFSILRRVYDQTPGLTSDKLKSVLNLVWSCLQESQCHGIVLAYDEAQNLGDQASDHQYPLSLLLDVFQSIQKKGMPFFLVLTGLPTLFPKLIDARTFSERMFHVMTLGRLNENESGDAILKPIEQQNSPVRFSKAAVREIIKYSGGYPYFIQFLCREMFDSYLQQKASGEVHPGVTVSEMVRKLDTDFFAGRWNRVTDRQRELLSIVSELPNCNEEFSLQDIVEKSKGALGKPFSPSHVNQMLSKLTDNGLVYKNRHGRYSFAVPLLGDFIRRQREEGIL is encoded by the coding sequence ATGAATTTTACTCTTTTGAATCCTTTTCGTCCTGGTGCCGGGCATCCTCCACCTTATTTGGCCGGTCGGGAAAAGGAAAAAATCGAATTCTCACGGATGCTTGATCAGAGTCCAATTCTCTCCAATTTGATATTAACCGGGTTGCGCGGAGTGGGCAAAACCGTCTTGTTGGAAACATTCAAACAATTTGCCATTCAAAAACAATGGCTTTGGGCCGGAACAGATTTGTCGGAATCATCGAGTGTCAGCGAAGAAAATATTGCCATTAGAATTTTGGCCGATTTGGCCCCGCTGGTCGCGGGCGTTGTTGTTGGGGAGAAAGAAAAACGTCAAATCGGTTTTCTCTCCGCATCGGTTAAACAATCCATTCATCTTGATTTTTCCATTCTCAGGCGTGTTTATGATCAAACACCCGGTTTGACTTCTGACAAATTGAAGTCGGTGTTGAATCTTGTTTGGTCCTGTCTGCAGGAATCCCAGTGCCACGGAATTGTTCTGGCTTATGATGAGGCTCAAAATTTGGGTGACCAGGCATCTGATCATCAATATCCTCTTTCCCTATTGCTGGATGTTTTTCAGTCGATTCAAAAAAAAGGGATGCCTTTTTTTCTTGTTTTGACGGGTCTTCCGACCTTGTTTCCAAAATTGATTGACGCTAGGACTTTTTCAGAACGCATGTTTCATGTCATGACACTCGGGCGTTTAAATGAAAACGAAAGTGGTGACGCCATTCTCAAACCCATAGAACAACAGAATTCACCGGTCCGTTTCAGTAAAGCCGCCGTCAGGGAAATCATAAAATATTCGGGGGGATATCCCTATTTTATCCAGTTTTTATGCCGTGAAATGTTTGATTCTTATCTTCAACAAAAGGCCAGCGGAGAAGTGCATCCTGGTGTGACGGTTTCCGAGATGGTTCGCAAGCTGGACACCGATTTTTTTGCAGGCCGCTGGAATCGTGTGACAGACCGGCAACGGGAGCTGTTGTCCATTGTTTCAGAACTTCCAAACTGTAATGAAGAATTCTCCCTGCAGGATATTGTGGAAAAATCAAAAGGGGCTCTCGGCAAACCCTTCAGTCCGAGCCATGTCAATCAAATGTTGTCCAAATTGACCGACAACGGACTTGTTTATAAAAATCGTCACGGACGTTATTCTTTCGCAGTACCACTTCTGGGCGATTTCATTCGTCGGCAAAGGGAAGAGGGGATTTTATAG
- the pyk gene encoding pyruvate kinase, giving the protein MSILERRAKIVATLGPATDIPTVLEKMISAGMNVARFNFSHGTHADHKRRFQMVRRLSKKLKKPVAVLLDLQGPKIRTGLLQNHKLVHLIKNNEFHITTKNKLGDANIVSTTYGHLPHDVKKGDPILLDDGRMRLEVLSKTDDTVACRVVYGGWLKEHAGINLPGTRISAPALTKKDLDDLKFGMELGVDAIALSFVRQAKDVLQLKQILKQNKFYVPVIAKIERAEALDHLDEILQEAEGVMVARGDLGVELSFEKVPVLQKRIIRKANETGTIVITATQMLESMIDDPVPTRAETSDVANAIFDGTDCVMLSGETAKGKYPIEAVAVMARIVREAERSHYEHDEEDAEHAHHRSSFAHAVVHAACQASDEVEAKAILVFSMTGGTVRMISKLKPKKPILGIAPSETVCRQMALYWGVYPVFAPMGVSTDEMIVLGEKAVLREKILSKGDKVVVVSGSQLLRGATNMMQILNIA; this is encoded by the coding sequence ATGTCCATTCTTGAACGCCGCGCAAAAATCGTAGCTACTTTGGGCCCCGCCACCGATATCCCCACCGTTTTGGAAAAAATGATCTCTGCCGGAATGAATGTCGCGCGTTTTAATTTTTCCCACGGAACACATGCCGACCACAAACGCAGGTTTCAGATGGTTCGCCGGCTTTCCAAAAAATTAAAAAAACCAGTCGCCGTTTTGTTGGATTTGCAGGGCCCAAAAATTCGAACTGGTCTTTTACAAAATCATAAATTGGTTCACCTGATCAAAAACAATGAATTTCACATCACCACAAAGAACAAATTGGGAGATGCAAATATTGTTTCCACCACTTATGGACACCTCCCTCATGACGTCAAAAAAGGAGATCCCATTTTGTTGGATGACGGGAGAATGCGTCTGGAAGTGCTTTCCAAAACAGATGATACCGTTGCCTGTCGTGTGGTGTATGGAGGATGGCTTAAAGAGCATGCCGGAATAAATCTGCCGGGGACCCGTATCAGTGCGCCTGCCTTGACAAAGAAAGACTTGGACGACTTAAAATTTGGAATGGAGTTGGGTGTGGATGCCATTGCCCTCTCTTTTGTGCGGCAGGCCAAAGATGTTTTGCAACTCAAACAAATTTTGAAACAAAATAAATTTTATGTTCCCGTCATTGCGAAAATTGAAAGAGCAGAGGCGCTGGATCATCTTGATGAAATTCTTCAAGAGGCCGAAGGGGTGATGGTGGCCAGAGGAGATCTCGGCGTGGAACTTTCTTTTGAAAAGGTGCCTGTATTGCAAAAGCGCATCATCCGCAAAGCCAATGAAACAGGGACTATCGTGATTACGGCAACGCAAATGCTTGAGTCGATGATTGATGATCCGGTGCCAACAAGAGCGGAAACTTCTGATGTCGCCAATGCTATTTTTGATGGGACCGATTGCGTGATGTTGTCGGGAGAAACAGCAAAAGGAAAATATCCGATTGAAGCAGTTGCCGTGATGGCGCGTATTGTCCGGGAAGCGGAGCGAAGCCATTATGAACACGATGAAGAAGATGCAGAGCACGCGCATCATCGCAGTTCTTTCGCGCACGCGGTGGTACACGCGGCGTGCCAAGCTTCTGATGAAGTGGAAGCCAAAGCAATTTTGGTTTTTTCTATGACGGGGGGTACGGTTCGAATGATTTCGAAATTGAAACCTAAAAAACCGATTCTTGGCATTGCCCCCAGTGAAACGGTTTGCCGCCAGATGGCGCTCTACTGGGGAGTTTATCCGGTTTTCGCTCCTATGGGTGTCTCAACCGATGAAATGATTGTGCTTGGAGAAAAAGCGGTGCTTCGCGAAAAGATTTTGTCGAAAGGGGACAAAGTCGTCGTGGTTTCAGGTTCCCAATTATTGCGCGGCGCAACCAATATGATGCAGATTCTCAATATTGCCTAA
- a CDS encoding nucleotidyltransferase: MDSGSRAKGTAISLASDVDYLVSLTSGCNENSGGLKSIYDGLYTKLNNSYQNVRKQNVSVRINLGGLQVDVTPARKQNGLTNDHWVYLSKSGSRQQTNIQKHITDISQSGRTNEIKIIKIWRELNQLDFPSIYLEYLIVKNILQYKGTDFASNAFYIFQELAKDTGNPLFARVVDPANSNNILSDLLTATEKNKIVAKAKVAASQQYWENIVW, translated from the coding sequence TTGGATTCTGGTTCGCGGGCAAAAGGAACTGCTATATCTCTTGCTTCTGATGTAGATTACCTTGTTTCTCTAACGAGTGGGTGTAATGAAAATAGTGGCGGGCTTAAAAGTATTTATGACGGACTTTATACGAAACTAAATAATTCCTATCAGAATGTTCGCAAACAAAACGTATCTGTCCGAATAAATCTAGGCGGACTTCAAGTTGATGTTACTCCGGCGAGAAAACAGAATGGACTTACTAATGACCATTGGGTTTATCTCTCAAAATCAGGCTCGCGCCAGCAAACAAATATTCAAAAACACATAACTGATATTTCTCAATCTGGTCGCACAAATGAAATTAAGATCATAAAGATTTGGCGCGAGCTAAATCAGCTAGATTTTCCCTCAATTTATTTAGAATATTTGATTGTAAAAAATATTCTACAATACAAAGGAACTGATTTTGCCTCAAACGCTTTTTATATTTTTCAGGAGCTCGCCAAAGATACCGGAAATCCTCTTTTCGCTCGGGTAGTAGATCCAGCAAATTCAAACAATATTCTCTCTGACCTTTTGACTGCCACAGAAAAGAATAAAATTGTGGCAAAAGCAAAAGTTGCAGCAAGTCAACAATATTGGGAGAATATTGTTTGGTAA